From the Rhodococcus sp. NBC_00297 genome, one window contains:
- a CDS encoding SulP family inorganic anion transporter codes for MTAQLDRSSPAEPPVPAPSPTPRDRLASVARYDVPASLVVFLVAVPLSIGIAVASGAPVMAGLIAAVIGGILAGALGGSPLQVSGPAAGLTVVVAELVNQFGWRITCLITVFAGVLQVVLGLSRIARQALAISPVVVHAMLAGIGITIALQQIHVLLGGESRSSAVANITSLPSSILNAEAAPVAIGGVVVALMLLWPRITGPLGKVPGPLVAVVAGTGLSLAFSMNVERIDLPGNLIEAVELPAFPDGQWAAFATGVLTIALIASVESLLSAVAIDKMHSGRRTNFDRELMGQGAANMVSGVAGGLPVTGVIVRSATNVRSGARSPASAVLHGVWVLIFSVLFIGVVELVPYAALAGLLVMIGVQLVKLADIRSATRTGDVVVYAATVVGVVTLNLLEGVLIGLAISVLLVLRRVLWARVRAEQLTEDSWRVVVEGSLSFLSLPRLTRVLQSVPAGRSVTIELTVDFLDHAVYDALHEWTKQYEATGGTVVVDEVGAVDMASATAGPPRRMPHMLSARTFMPWSQWQTVDSHSGPFTADAVTPAALRPVLAGVEEYHRRSASSMRPHLEKLSEFQDPDTFFLSCVDSRVLPNTITSAGPGDLFTVRNMGNLIPVGDPDTSLEAALEYGVNTLAISSVVVCGHSGCGAMRGLLADAHDADGVVGEWLSHGRASLSAFRSGHPVARDAAELGFSEIDQLAMVNVAVQLQTLSRHAVVGKAVAEGRLKVVGLFFDIPTARVVLVDAASVTELDQEQAQN; via the coding sequence GTGACTGCACAACTCGATCGCTCGTCCCCCGCCGAACCACCCGTACCCGCCCCGAGCCCCACACCGCGCGACCGGCTGGCGAGCGTCGCCCGGTACGACGTGCCCGCGTCTCTCGTGGTGTTCCTGGTGGCGGTACCGCTCTCCATCGGAATCGCGGTGGCCTCCGGCGCTCCCGTCATGGCGGGCCTCATCGCGGCCGTCATCGGCGGCATCCTCGCCGGTGCGCTGGGTGGGTCCCCGCTGCAGGTGAGCGGGCCGGCCGCCGGCCTGACCGTGGTGGTGGCCGAGTTGGTGAACCAGTTCGGTTGGCGCATCACGTGTCTCATCACGGTGTTCGCCGGTGTGCTGCAGGTGGTGCTGGGTCTGAGCCGTATCGCCCGCCAGGCGCTCGCCATCTCGCCGGTGGTGGTGCACGCGATGCTGGCCGGTATCGGTATCACCATCGCGCTGCAGCAGATCCACGTGCTGCTCGGTGGGGAGAGCCGGAGTTCCGCCGTCGCCAACATCACGTCCCTGCCTTCGTCGATCCTGAACGCCGAGGCGGCGCCGGTCGCCATCGGCGGCGTGGTCGTCGCGCTGATGCTGCTGTGGCCGCGCATCACCGGCCCACTCGGTAAGGTCCCCGGCCCGCTGGTGGCCGTGGTCGCGGGAACCGGTCTCTCACTGGCCTTCTCGATGAACGTCGAACGAATCGATCTGCCCGGCAACCTGATCGAGGCCGTGGAGTTGCCGGCATTCCCGGACGGGCAGTGGGCAGCGTTCGCGACCGGTGTGCTGACCATCGCGTTGATCGCGAGCGTCGAGAGTCTGCTCTCCGCAGTCGCCATCGACAAGATGCACTCGGGCAGACGCACCAACTTCGATCGCGAACTCATGGGTCAGGGCGCCGCCAACATGGTGTCCGGTGTCGCCGGCGGACTGCCCGTCACCGGCGTCATCGTGCGCAGCGCCACCAACGTCCGATCCGGCGCCCGATCCCCCGCTTCGGCTGTGCTGCACGGTGTCTGGGTTCTCATCTTCTCGGTCCTGTTCATCGGTGTGGTCGAGCTGGTCCCCTACGCCGCACTGGCAGGTCTGCTCGTCATGATCGGTGTGCAGCTGGTCAAGCTCGCGGACATCCGCTCGGCGACGAGGACCGGCGACGTGGTGGTGTACGCGGCGACGGTCGTCGGTGTCGTCACCCTCAATCTGCTCGAGGGTGTGCTGATCGGGCTCGCCATCTCCGTCCTGCTGGTGTTGCGCCGCGTGCTGTGGGCACGGGTGCGTGCCGAGCAGCTCACCGAGGACTCCTGGCGCGTCGTGGTGGAGGGATCGCTCAGCTTCCTGTCGCTTCCTCGCCTCACGCGGGTGCTGCAGTCCGTTCCTGCCGGCCGATCCGTGACGATCGAGCTGACCGTCGACTTCCTCGACCACGCGGTGTACGACGCGCTGCACGAGTGGACGAAGCAGTACGAGGCGACGGGCGGCACCGTCGTCGTCGACGAGGTCGGCGCCGTGGACATGGCGTCGGCCACGGCCGGGCCACCGAGACGCATGCCCCACATGCTGTCCGCGCGCACGTTCATGCCGTGGTCGCAATGGCAGACCGTCGACAGCCACTCCGGGCCGTTCACCGCCGACGCCGTCACCCCGGCGGCACTCCGGCCGGTCCTGGCCGGTGTCGAGGAATACCACCGTCGCAGCGCGTCGTCCATGCGCCCGCACCTCGAGAAGCTGAGCGAGTTCCAGGACCCGGACACGTTCTTCCTGAGTTGTGTCGACTCGCGCGTGCTGCCGAACACGATCACCAGCGCCGGACCCGGCGACCTCTTCACCGTCCGCAACATGGGCAATCTGATCCCGGTCGGTGATCCGGACACGTCGCTCGAGGCCGCTCTGGAGTACGGCGTGAACACGCTCGCCATCAGTTCCGTCGTGGTCTGCGGCCACTCCGGCTGTGGAGCCATGCGGGGGCTGCTCGCGGACGCCCACGACGCCGACGGGGTGGTGGGTGAGTGGCTCTCGCACGGCCGGGCGAGCCTCAGTGCGTTCCGGAGTGGCCACCCCGTCGCGCGGGATGCCGCAGAGCTGGGGTTCTCCGAGATCGACCAGCTCGCCATGGTGAACGTGGCAGTACAACTGCAGACCCTGTCGCGTCACGCCGTGGTGGGCAAGGCGGTCGCCGAGGGGAGGCTCAAGGTGGTCGGACTCTTCTTCGACATTCCCACGGCGCGGGTCGTGCTCGTCGACGCGGCCTCGGTCACCGAGCTCGATCAGGAGCAAGCGCAGAACTGA
- a CDS encoding GNAT family N-acetyltransferase, giving the protein MSTPFDPVPLLGEHVHLEPLTPDHAGELAAAADDPAIFRWTGSVVSDDTTARAYIDTALADTARRAFLQRDARTGVAVGTTSYYQIDASNRSVAIGYTWLSRSAQGTRINPESKFLLLEHAFGSAGVVRVEWHTDALNEQSRAAIGKLGAHFEGLLRKHRRRVDGTWRTTALFSMTDDEWPAARDVLRSRIDS; this is encoded by the coding sequence GTGAGCACACCGTTCGATCCCGTCCCCCTGCTCGGCGAGCACGTGCACCTCGAGCCGCTGACGCCCGATCACGCGGGCGAGCTCGCGGCGGCCGCGGACGACCCCGCGATCTTCCGCTGGACCGGATCCGTCGTGTCCGACGACACGACCGCCCGCGCGTACATCGACACCGCCCTCGCGGACACGGCGCGGCGGGCGTTCCTGCAGCGGGACGCGCGTACCGGCGTCGCGGTCGGCACGACGTCCTACTATCAGATCGACGCCTCGAATCGGAGCGTCGCCATCGGATACACCTGGCTCTCGCGCTCGGCCCAGGGAACCAGGATCAACCCCGAGTCGAAGTTCCTTCTGCTCGAGCACGCCTTCGGCTCCGCCGGCGTGGTGCGGGTGGAGTGGCACACCGACGCACTGAACGAGCAGTCCCGTGCGGCGATCGGCAAGCTCGGCGCACACTTCGAGGGATTGCTGCGCAAGCATCGTCGCCGCGTCGACGGAACGTGGCGCACCACGGCGCTGTTCTCGATGACCGACGACGAATGGCCGGCGGCCCGGGACGTTCTGCGCAGCCGCATCGACAGCTGA
- a CDS encoding DUF475 domain-containing protein — protein sequence MVLRIFGWSFAITALAIVVAFIYGSWQAVALVVILGILEVSLSFDNAVINATVLRRMSEFWQKIFLTIGIIIAVFGMRLVFPLVIVWAASGLGPVAALRLALNPPADDAAYFPDGSPSYETLITDAHPQIAAFGGMFLLMLFLGFIFEEREHTWLSWIEKPLAKAGKLDMMSVIVAGILLVLAAEFMAEDDKISTVMVSGVLGMVTYIAVNGLGNLFHVPGEDEEEASGGPSDLAKATGKAGFFLFLYLEVLDASFSFDGVIGAFAITADPIIIALGLGFIGAMFVRSLTVYLVRKGTLDDYVYLEHGAHWAIGALSIILLVSIGVHINEIITGLVGVVLIGLSFLSSVRRNRRLAAEGHADDAKVHIQE from the coding sequence GTGGTTCTACGCATCTTCGGATGGTCGTTCGCGATCACCGCGCTCGCCATCGTGGTGGCCTTCATCTACGGGAGCTGGCAGGCCGTCGCTCTCGTCGTGATCCTCGGCATCCTCGAGGTGTCGCTGTCCTTCGACAACGCGGTCATCAACGCGACGGTCCTGCGCCGGATGAGCGAGTTCTGGCAGAAGATCTTCCTCACCATCGGCATCATCATCGCCGTCTTCGGTATGCGGCTGGTCTTCCCGCTGGTCATCGTCTGGGCCGCGTCCGGCCTGGGCCCCGTGGCGGCGCTCCGTCTCGCGCTCAACCCGCCCGCGGACGACGCCGCCTACTTCCCCGACGGCAGCCCGTCGTACGAGACGCTGATCACCGACGCACATCCGCAGATCGCCGCGTTCGGTGGCATGTTCCTGCTCATGCTGTTCCTCGGCTTCATCTTCGAGGAGCGCGAGCACACCTGGCTCTCGTGGATCGAGAAGCCGCTGGCCAAGGCCGGCAAGCTCGACATGATGTCCGTGATCGTCGCCGGCATCCTGCTGGTTCTCGCGGCCGAGTTCATGGCGGAGGACGACAAGATCTCCACGGTCATGGTGTCCGGCGTGCTGGGCATGGTCACCTACATCGCGGTGAACGGCCTCGGCAATCTGTTCCACGTCCCCGGTGAAGACGAGGAGGAGGCCTCCGGCGGGCCGTCGGACCTCGCGAAGGCCACCGGCAAGGCCGGCTTCTTCCTGTTCCTCTACCTCGAGGTCCTCGACGCGTCCTTCAGCTTCGACGGCGTCATCGGCGCGTTCGCCATCACCGCCGACCCCATCATCATCGCCCTGGGCCTCGGCTTCATCGGTGCGATGTTCGTGCGGTCGCTCACGGTCTATCTGGTGCGCAAGGGCACGCTCGACGACTACGTGTACCTCGAGCACGGCGCCCACTGGGCCATCGGCGCACTGTCGATCATCCTGCTGGTCTCGATCGGCGTGCACATCAACGAGATCATCACCGGACTCGTCGGTGTGGTCCTCATCGGACTGTCGTTCCTGTCCAGCGTGCGCCGTAACCGGCGCCTCGCGGCCGAGGGGCATGCCGACGACGCCAAGGTGCACATCCAGGAGTGA
- the rpsF gene encoding 30S ribosomal protein S6 yields the protein MRHYELMVILDPNLDERTVAPSLDTFLNVIRKDGGKVDKVDVWGKRRLAYEIEKHAEGIYAVIDINAEPATVSELDRQLGLNESVLRTKVLRRGK from the coding sequence ATGCGTCATTACGAACTGATGGTCATCCTCGACCCCAATCTCGACGAGCGCACGGTCGCCCCGTCGCTGGATACGTTCCTGAACGTCATCCGCAAGGACGGCGGCAAGGTCGACAAGGTCGACGTGTGGGGAAAGCGCCGTCTCGCCTACGAGATCGAGAAGCACGCCGAAGGCATCTACGCGGTGATCGACATCAACGCGGAGCCCGCCACGGTGTCGGAGCTCGATCGCCAGCTCGGCCTGAACGAATCGGTGCTGCGCACCAAGGTTCTGCGCCGCGGCAAGTGA
- a CDS encoding single-stranded DNA-binding protein has protein sequence MAGETVITVVGNLTADPELRFTPAGAAVANFTVASTPRTFDRQSNEWKDGDALFMRCNIWREAAENVAESLTRGARVVVTGRLRQRSYETREGEKRTVVELEVDEVGPSLRYATAKVNKVSRGSGGGGGNSGGGFGGSSGGSGGSSSRSSGGSSGGDDPWGSAPQASGSFGGSRGGGDDEPPF, from the coding sequence ATGGCAGGCGAAACCGTCATCACCGTCGTCGGGAACCTGACGGCCGATCCCGAACTCCGATTCACCCCCGCAGGTGCAGCGGTCGCGAACTTCACCGTCGCGTCCACGCCCCGCACGTTCGATCGTCAGTCCAACGAATGGAAGGACGGCGACGCACTCTTCATGCGCTGCAACATCTGGCGCGAGGCTGCGGAGAACGTCGCGGAGTCGCTCACCCGCGGTGCGCGAGTCGTCGTGACGGGTCGGTTGCGGCAGCGTTCCTACGAGACGCGTGAAGGCGAGAAGCGCACTGTCGTCGAACTCGAGGTCGACGAGGTCGGTCCCTCCCTGCGGTACGCGACGGCCAAGGTCAACAAGGTCAGTCGTGGCAGCGGCGGAGGCGGCGGCAACAGCGGCGGCGGGTTCGGTGGTTCCTCCGGTGGATCGGGTGGCTCGTCGAGCCGTTCGTCCGGTGGCAGCTCGGGCGGTGACGATCCGTGGGGCAGTGCCCCGCAGGCATCGGGATCGTTCGGTGGCTCCCGTGGCGGCGGCGACGACGAACCGCCGTTCTGA
- a CDS encoding helix-turn-helix transcriptional regulator encodes MTTTTWRRPDQDGSATVRTHGHTDSTTYQRPNLTVREIEVLISWFRCDSKPAVAASMFLSLGTVNTHLTRIRQKYAAVGRPAPTKASLVARALQDGLIDIDEL; translated from the coding sequence GTGACGACCACGACATGGCGCCGTCCGGATCAGGACGGCTCGGCCACCGTTCGCACGCATGGCCACACCGACAGCACCACCTACCAGCGCCCCAACCTCACGGTTCGTGAGATCGAGGTGCTCATCAGCTGGTTCCGCTGCGATTCCAAGCCGGCCGTCGCGGCCAGCATGTTCCTCTCGCTCGGAACGGTGAACACCCACCTGACGCGGATCCGTCAGAAGTACGCGGCCGTCGGCCGGCCCGCACCGACCAAGGCATCCCTGGTCGCGCGGGCCCTGCAGGACGGCCTGATCGACATCGACGAACTCTGA
- the rpsR gene encoding 30S ribosomal protein S18, giving the protein MPKPPLRDKVIKKKVCAFCKEKNTSIDYKDTTLLRKYVSDRGKIRARRVTGNCVQHQRDIAIAVKNSREVALLPYAATAR; this is encoded by the coding sequence ATGCCTAAACCGCCGTTGCGCGACAAGGTGATCAAGAAGAAGGTCTGTGCCTTCTGCAAGGAAAAGAACACGTCCATCGACTACAAGGACACGACGTTGCTGCGTAAGTACGTCAGCGACCGCGGCAAGATCCGCGCTCGTCGTGTCACCGGCAACTGCGTCCAGCACCAGCGGGACATCGCCATCGCAGTCAAGAACTCGCGTGAGGTAGCACTGCTGCCCTACGCCGCGACTGCGCGATAA
- a CDS encoding YceI family protein: MTTSSRTLTAADGTLNVHTGVTGRASKMGHRLTIAFRDWSVTVDESDGAPTAVTVRVRVDSMEVVSGEGGVTPMFGPEKLLARSNALGTLDASDHPEIRYDATTVESTKDGYRLDGTLTIHGVTREHTVDLSVSTSDGTTHVAFDAVVTQTDFGVKPYSQLLGSMKVVDHVDVSFSASIS; this comes from the coding sequence ATGACCACCTCGAGCAGGACCCTGACCGCGGCGGACGGCACGCTGAACGTCCACACCGGGGTGACCGGTCGAGCGTCGAAGATGGGGCACCGGCTGACCATCGCGTTCCGCGACTGGAGCGTCACCGTCGACGAGTCGGACGGCGCTCCGACGGCCGTCACGGTTCGGGTGCGCGTCGACTCCATGGAGGTCGTCAGTGGCGAGGGCGGCGTCACACCGATGTTCGGCCCCGAGAAGTTGCTCGCGCGGTCCAACGCCCTCGGCACGCTGGACGCGTCGGACCATCCCGAGATCCGCTACGACGCGACCACCGTCGAATCGACGAAGGACGGCTACCGTCTCGACGGCACGCTGACGATCCACGGCGTGACACGCGAGCACACCGTCGACCTTTCGGTCTCCACCTCCGACGGGACGACGCACGTCGCCTTCGACGCGGTGGTGACGCAGACGGACTTCGGCGTGAAGCCCTACTCCCAGCTGCTCGGATCGATGAAGGTCGTCGACCACGTCGACGTGTCCTTCTCAGCCTCCATCTCGTAG
- the dnaB gene encoding replicative DNA helicase, with protein MAVVDDRGTNDYQGPSEAPGEDFGRQPPQDMAAEQSVLGGMLLSKDAIADVLEVLRPGDFYRPAHQMVYDAILDLYGRGDPADPVTVSAELERRGELKRIGGPPYLVTLTQTVPTAANASFYAEIVVEKAILRRLVEAGTRIVQFGYAGADGQDVSEVVDRAQAEVYEVTERRTAEDFVQLEELLQPTMDEIDSIASRGGMSNGVPTGFTELDEVTNGLHPGQMIIVAARPGVGKALALDTPLATPTGWTTMGEVEVGDHLIDASGSATRVVAATDVMVGRPCYEVEFSDGTVIVADAEHQWLTDTRASRKSAQAAAARYNRTKNQGTFAEVRTTEQIAGSVRCATKDARLNHSVTNAKPIQRPDAVLSVPPYTLGAWLGDGTSACAQITSDDPEIIARIEGEGLVAVRSAAAELRYSIQLPAPEPVPAKFCTVCGKRFVPFSSQVRTCGRSCGGRARFQDDVVDQPLCPLCGELCTGLRMCQKCRNATGTVQARLRTLGVLNNKHIPMEYLRSSESQRRAVLAGLLDTDGTVTAGGSAQFSVTNERLALDVEELIVSLGYRVHRSTKRVAGRTEASSTAFTLTFSTDDVVFGLHRKQLLHKERRASSNVSRSSSRFIVDVRRVDSVPVRCVEVDNTDHLYLAGRSMVPTHNSTLGMDFMRSCSIKHGMASVMFSLEMSRTEIVMRLLSAEAKIKLGDMRSGKMTDDDWTRLARRMSEISEAPLFVDDSPNLTMMEIRAKARRLKQRHDLKLIVIDYLQLMSSGKKVESRQQEVSDFSRSLKLLAKELMVPVVAICQLNRGPEQRTDKKPMVSDLRESGSLEQDADMVILLYRPDATERDDPRGGEADLILGKHRNGPTATITVAHQLHLSRFVDMARG; from the coding sequence GTGGCAGTCGTGGACGATCGGGGAACGAACGACTACCAGGGGCCGTCCGAGGCGCCCGGTGAGGACTTCGGTCGTCAGCCCCCTCAGGACATGGCTGCCGAGCAGTCCGTTCTGGGCGGCATGCTGCTCAGCAAGGACGCCATCGCCGACGTCCTCGAGGTCCTGCGGCCCGGTGACTTCTACCGCCCGGCTCATCAGATGGTCTACGACGCCATCCTCGATCTGTACGGCCGCGGCGACCCCGCCGACCCGGTCACCGTCTCCGCGGAGCTCGAACGGCGCGGTGAGCTCAAGCGCATCGGCGGCCCGCCCTACCTCGTCACGCTGACGCAGACGGTCCCCACGGCGGCCAACGCGTCGTTCTACGCCGAGATCGTCGTCGAGAAGGCGATCCTGCGTCGCCTCGTCGAGGCCGGTACGCGCATCGTCCAGTTCGGCTACGCGGGCGCGGACGGTCAGGACGTGTCCGAAGTCGTCGACCGGGCTCAGGCCGAGGTGTACGAGGTCACCGAGCGGCGTACCGCGGAGGACTTCGTCCAGCTCGAGGAACTGCTGCAGCCCACGATGGACGAGATCGACTCCATCGCCAGCCGCGGCGGCATGTCGAACGGTGTCCCCACCGGCTTCACCGAGCTCGACGAGGTGACCAACGGTCTGCATCCGGGCCAGATGATCATCGTCGCGGCGAGGCCTGGTGTGGGCAAGGCGCTCGCCCTCGACACGCCGTTGGCGACGCCCACTGGGTGGACGACGATGGGTGAAGTCGAGGTCGGGGACCATCTCATCGATGCGTCCGGATCTGCGACTCGGGTCGTCGCTGCGACCGACGTGATGGTCGGTAGGCCGTGTTACGAGGTCGAGTTCTCCGACGGCACGGTCATCGTGGCCGACGCGGAGCATCAGTGGCTCACGGATACCCGCGCATCGCGAAAGTCGGCGCAGGCTGCGGCTGCTCGATACAACAGGACCAAGAACCAAGGAACGTTCGCCGAGGTGCGAACCACCGAGCAGATCGCCGGTTCGGTCAGGTGCGCGACCAAGGACGCTCGACTGAATCACTCGGTGACCAACGCGAAGCCGATCCAGCGTCCGGACGCGGTCCTTTCCGTCCCTCCCTACACGCTGGGCGCGTGGTTGGGGGACGGCACCAGCGCTTGCGCGCAGATCACCTCCGACGATCCCGAGATCATTGCTCGGATCGAAGGTGAGGGGTTGGTGGCCGTTCGATCCGCAGCAGCTGAGTTGCGATACTCGATTCAGCTTCCCGCACCCGAACCTGTACCGGCCAAGTTCTGTACGGTGTGCGGAAAACGCTTCGTGCCGTTCTCTTCTCAGGTGCGTACCTGCGGCCGTTCATGCGGTGGCCGGGCTCGTTTCCAGGATGACGTGGTGGATCAGCCGCTGTGCCCGCTCTGCGGTGAGCTGTGCACCGGACTTCGGATGTGCCAGAAGTGCCGAAACGCCACGGGGACGGTGCAAGCTCGCCTTCGAACACTCGGTGTGTTGAACAACAAGCACATTCCCATGGAGTACCTCAGGTCGTCGGAGTCGCAGCGGCGAGCTGTACTCGCCGGCCTGCTGGACACCGACGGGACCGTCACGGCAGGCGGATCCGCGCAGTTCAGTGTCACCAATGAGCGACTGGCACTCGACGTCGAGGAACTCATCGTCAGTCTGGGGTACCGAGTACATCGATCGACGAAGAGGGTGGCAGGACGCACCGAGGCGTCGTCGACGGCGTTCACACTCACCTTCTCGACCGATGACGTGGTCTTCGGTCTGCATCGAAAGCAGTTGCTCCACAAAGAGCGTCGTGCCTCGTCGAATGTGTCCAGGTCTTCGAGTCGCTTCATCGTCGACGTTCGTCGCGTCGACTCGGTGCCGGTCAGATGTGTCGAGGTCGATAACACGGACCACCTCTATCTCGCCGGTCGTTCGATGGTGCCGACACACAACTCCACTCTCGGAATGGATTTCATGCGCTCGTGCTCCATCAAGCACGGCATGGCCAGCGTCATGTTCTCGCTCGAGATGAGCCGCACCGAGATCGTCATGCGTCTCCTCTCCGCCGAGGCCAAGATCAAGCTCGGCGACATGCGCTCGGGAAAGATGACGGACGACGACTGGACCCGCCTCGCCCGCAGGATGAGCGAGATCAGCGAGGCACCACTCTTCGTCGACGACTCCCCCAACCTCACCATGATGGAGATCCGCGCCAAGGCGCGGCGACTCAAGCAGCGACACGATCTCAAGCTCATCGTCATCGACTACCTGCAGCTGATGTCGTCCGGCAAGAAGGTGGAGTCGCGTCAGCAGGAGGTCTCGGACTTCTCGCGATCGCTGAAGCTGTTGGCCAAGGAGCTCATGGTTCCGGTGGTCGCCATCTGTCAGCTCAACCGTGGTCCCGAGCAGCGCACGGACAAGAAGCCGATGGTCTCCGACCTGCGTGAGTCCGGCTCGCTCGAGCAGGACGCCGACATGGTCATCCTGCTCTACCGTCCGGATGCGACCGAGCGCGACGATCCCCGCGGCGGCGAAGCCGACCTGATCCTCGGCAAGCACCGCAACGGACCCACGGCCACCATCACGGTGGCGCACCAGTTGCACCTGTCGCGCTTCGTCGACATGGCGCGCGGCTAG
- the rplI gene encoding 50S ribosomal protein L9 translates to MKLILTADVDNLGAPGDTVEVKDGYGRNFLLPRGLAIAATRGAQKQVEGIRRAQEARAVRGLDHANELKQAIEGLTSVTLSVRTGGSGKLFGAVTAADVAAAVKSAGGPVLDKRSIELPKSHVKSTGTHRITVALHPDVTASFDLEVTAS, encoded by the coding sequence ATGAAGCTCATCCTCACTGCTGATGTCGACAACCTCGGCGCACCCGGAGACACCGTCGAGGTCAAGGACGGCTACGGACGTAACTTCCTGCTGCCCCGTGGACTGGCCATTGCGGCCACCCGCGGAGCACAGAAGCAGGTCGAGGGCATCCGTCGTGCCCAGGAAGCTCGCGCCGTGCGCGGGCTGGACCATGCCAACGAGCTCAAGCAGGCCATCGAGGGCCTGACGTCCGTGACGCTGTCGGTGCGAACCGGCGGCTCGGGCAAGCTCTTCGGTGCGGTCACCGCAGCCGACGTCGCCGCTGCCGTCAAGAGCGCCGGTGGCCCGGTGCTCGACAAGCGCAGCATCGAACTGCCGAAGTCGCACGTGAAGTCCACCGGAACGCACCGCATCACCGTGGCGCTGCACCCCGATGTGACGGCGTCGTTCGACCTCGAGGTCACCGCCTCGTAA
- a CDS encoding YoaK family protein produces MTTHGFSDYVAHPRHGPLPMILLAVTVVTGAIDALSLLALGRVFVANMTGNVVFIGFALGGAPGFSLWGSVLALVGFLVGAMVGGTLIVRAGGRRDHLLRNALVVEFVLALTSLIAAILMVDGPGRGYVIVVLLALGLGLQNAAVRHLAVPDMTTTVLTMALTGIGSDLRKRDGAAVLRRLSSVVAMFLGAILGTVVVLHSGVVATLVLVAALFAAILVVVWAVGRRERPWQVAA; encoded by the coding sequence GTGACCACACATGGCTTCTCGGACTACGTCGCGCATCCCCGCCACGGGCCGCTACCGATGATCCTGCTGGCCGTCACGGTCGTCACCGGTGCGATCGACGCGCTCAGCCTGCTGGCTCTCGGTCGAGTGTTCGTGGCCAACATGACGGGCAACGTCGTGTTCATCGGTTTCGCACTGGGCGGGGCGCCCGGTTTCTCGTTGTGGGGCTCGGTGCTCGCCCTGGTCGGATTCCTGGTGGGCGCGATGGTCGGTGGAACACTGATCGTGCGAGCCGGTGGTCGACGAGATCATCTGCTGCGCAACGCACTCGTGGTCGAGTTCGTCCTCGCGCTCACGTCGCTGATCGCTGCGATTCTCATGGTGGACGGTCCCGGCCGCGGATACGTCATCGTCGTGCTGCTCGCGCTGGGCCTGGGGCTGCAGAATGCGGCGGTGCGGCATCTCGCCGTCCCGGACATGACCACCACCGTGCTGACAATGGCCCTCACCGGCATCGGGTCCGATCTCCGGAAACGGGACGGGGCGGCTGTACTGCGTCGGCTCTCCTCCGTCGTCGCCATGTTCCTCGGTGCGATCCTGGGCACCGTGGTGGTGTTGCATTCGGGTGTGGTGGCGACGCTGGTGCTCGTGGCCGCGCTGTTCGCGGCGATCCTCGTGGTCGTGTGGGCGGTGGGGCGCCGCGAGCGACCATGGCAGGTCGCCGCCTGA